AAGTCAACAAGAGGCTCCACGGTGACGCCTCTGAGGATCCAATGCATCCCAAAGTTCTGTTTCCTCCAAAATCTGCCTGCCCAAAGTGTTACAAGACACTGGGTGCTCAGGAGGCTCAGTTTGATGAAGAGGCTGTTCTCGGCTACCTTCTGGAGCTGTATGGAGCTGACCACATTGTTAGCATTCCAGATGGTGAAGAAGGCATTCCAGATTCTATAGGTGAGAGGAGAGATATGGACTGGTGGCAGAAGATGCAGAGAAGCAAAGACCTGGAGAAGCTTCAGCAGATTCGTCAGCAGAAACAAGAGGAGAAGAGACAGAAACTGCTCGCTAAGGTGCCCCGTCTGCATTCTACCAAGATCATCCTTCCTGCTATCGGGTCTGTCAGTCAAACAGATATGAGTCTGTGTGCCGTTTATTATGTAATGTGTGTGTCAATAATCATTGctttgtattatcattttttctaCAAGAAAAAATGCAAGTCAAGAAAGCATTCTAATGgcatttttattgttaaatagttataattgtttattgttatattaaTTCATTGCCATACTTTTTAAACAGATACAGTTTTTGGATCTcaatttatttatgatttgataTGAGCTGTATCCAAAATAGGGTAGTTTTTCTGTCCTGTAGCTGAAATGAGGGTTTTTAATGAAACAGTATTCTTTAATTACCCCCAGAAGTATTATCTGATATGTTGCCTTTGATCTCTTTTCTACATCTCTTAAATACTTTCACTTTTTAACCTCTGACTGAGAATTAATACAAAATGCCCTTAATTATCTAAGGTTTTGATGAGTAGTAAGTTTTAGtccaaataaatcataatttcaTGCTTTATACAAGTACTGTTCAGTGCTGATATGCTTTATAGGGTGTAGATGCCAGTTTTTAACTTTTGACTCATTTCTTGTTTGAGTTATTTTTATATGTCGATCCCactaattttaaatgattaagtTGTTCTATGATTGTTTTATGTCACTTTCAAAAGGTAAATGAGGAACTGCTATGTACCATGTTTTAATTCTTTTCATGGATATGTGTTGAAATGTAATCTGTTAGCATcataatacatcacaatttATGGTGAATTGGATTGTATGTAAGAgttaaattaaagaatgatttttggttggaaaattaaatttttttattaattgtgaACTTAAATGTTGTGAATGAAACTTGTATCCCTCATAGTGGCAACTGTCTCCACATTTTGTGTgtttatgtgtgtgtgtttcaTTATTGAAGACATTTTAACACATATAATAGTACTGAACGTCTGTGTTGTAATAATCTGATTTAAAACTGTGTTGTCATTAATAATGTGtgtaaaattaattgattttcatttgCTCGTTTTATTTCATCTATAATCAGGATTTTTACTTACTGCATTTAACTACCGATAGGctatattgatttattattgATAGCAAAAAATCTACTTCATGCCCCCTCCCCCTAAGCAAAATTAAGAATAAGATGCTGttccactttaaaaaaaaaataacattaaaattcagGTCACACAGGCTTATCCTATACACTGAATTCaagttcatacatgtattggtttTATATTGTAAAGAGCTTGTATGATTTTGATATGTAAAATACATTGATTATCTTGATTTATGCTTCTGTTGAATAGGATACTATTTACACATGACTGagaagtattacatgtattttatgattttaatttttttttagttttacagTTTACAAGAATATCACCATACTGAAAactataaatgaaattttttaaacccttctttatatttattttggaaCTGTTCAATGCATTTGATAACAATGTAAATTGAAGTACCTATAGTTCATTTCAATGTATGTGGTATTTTGTAAGATGTCTTATTTTAGCCTTTCAGTGTGTACCATGTGTGTAATTTTCTGGATTATTCCAAAATTTTGGTTCACTGACAAAAAGGGGAATGTGAAGAGTGATGCCGGACTTCCAAATGGTTGTAGTCCCtttatgtttgttttgattGACTGTAAAGATAGTTTACACCCGGCACTCAAACAGAATTATTCTGGTTCATCAAATTACTCCCATCACCCCTGAAAAAAGGCTTCCATAATTTgtatttacaaatacaaaatgtacatgacATTGTGTAgagtacatatatatcagaaatAATTGTACATTCCAGTATCAATAAGAacataatgaaaatgaatttttttaagataaaaatctATACCTACAGCAttacatgaaaatatattacCAGGTATGTGTTGTCTTTGTTCATAgcactttgaattttcttttcatttaggAGAGCATTGATGTTTTTTTGTGCGtgataatcattttttatcaaccATTGTGAAAAGAACCCGTGTGAAGAAAAGTTATTGCTCATGTAAACCCTTTTTTCTTACATGAACCAGTGGTTTAACGTTCAAATGTATCTAcagcaatgaatatttataccTTGATTTACAGGTTTGGGTCAGCAATCATAAGAGACTTTAGTGCTTTTACCTCAactatttaaaatgttcataatttTTCATGTCATATCTTTTAGTTGctttcaaattaatgttttctttGCAATGAAACTAGATAATAAATCTAGTTATCTTATACTAGTACATATACTGCATGTGTTAAGGTTTTGCAACCAATGGTAACTCAATGTTCATTGCAGATATTGGGTACCTCAGCTTTATTGAGAATTGCattgtttttaatgtaaaacagTTTTACACAGGTGATGGTCAGCATTGCTATAGATAGGTTTACTTCTGTGTTGTGATCACAGTCATTGGAATCATCAGTGATTTTTATCTATTGATTACTTAGTCAAGCCAACTATATTCTTACCAGATatgatttttatgttaaaaccaccatgtacaaatgtttgaattttgttctCTCTTACTCTATTAAGTTATGATGTTGATAAAGAGGAATTAATCATAAAATCCtgtttgttttatacatgtactgacattTGCCTCTAACTTGGGCAACCAGTAGTGTAAGCCCAATAGTAGGTGGggcatttcttaaaattttaaggAGCCTGATTTTAATCCTGGTCCAACTTGgtggtatgtacatgtatgcttgTCTGTTTGAATCCGCACCAAAAGCATCAGATCATTTAGAAGCACCAAGCGTCTAGATCAGAAACAGATTGCCATATTGATTCTAACGGATTTTTAGGTGCAAcatctgtataatgaaataactaaaaaagctcaaaaattatgaacatttaataacagaaaaaccaacaacaaaaataatagGCAGTGGACCACTAATCTCATGCGGTATACTGGAATGACGTCAACTGTACAGCAATGCGTTGTCATGACATCACAAATCACATCACCAGTTTAAGGACTGGGTCCATAACATATTGTCTATAAgattgctaaaatgtgtgtccTTTTCAACACAGTTTTTATATCCTGGTCCCCAACAACCTTTCGAGGAACACCGTAAACTACACACTGCATTCTCTGAAactgaacaaaaataattcGCATGAAAATTCGATGCCAATTAGTCtcaataaacaaaaagaaaacaacagttGTAACGTAAATAATGTTCTGCTCACCACAGTTTAATAATGGCATGTTTCTTTGAACTACTGCTCTCTGGCGTTTATTTCTGGATCTTCGAAAGAATTGCTGGAACTCTATACTGTCAACATAACATAAATCTTTGTTGCTTGCGATCATGACGTTCCCTCGCTGTATTGATTTCAATGATGTCATACCGAGGTATTTTAATGATGTGAATGCTATTGTTAATGAATTGTCAAGTAGCCtgaaaaagataaagaaaaaaaaaccatgtacgTTTCCTAATTTAGTGCATCATAGAAATAGCTGAGCTACACATATCAACCTAATCAATTGAATTTCTTCCGGTTAAGAACAGATGATGGCGTCATCGCTTCCAATATAATAGTACTTTATCAGATTTTGACAAATATATGATCAATAAACTCATTGAATGCGGATTATCAGACCAAGTTACAACAGGCGATGCATAAATTCGGAGTTCATGCGTACTACTAACTCAAAGCGCTTACGTTCTCTTTCCACGTATTCGACTGAGATTCTTGAAATAGGAAAGACTGGTGAAGTCTGGATGATAGCCTTGAACCACGAGACACCCTGTTATATCTTGGACGTTTTCAAACACTTTGAGAGCATGTGGGTGAAGTCCCATCAAGTTGAGGTATGGGTCACTACAGAAAAACGACATACAAgagtttaaaatacaaaaaatatgaatataaagatGCTCGTTTTTTATATAATTGCTcttgttttaaacaattttgaatgtgTATTGTAAAGACATACGGTATGGCATTATTTGAAACATTGAATTTGCTACACATGCAAAAATATACTTTACCCGTTGAATGTAGCATCGCTAATGATGATGTTTCCGGTAATTTTTGTGCAGCCTTTAAATCTTTGGATATTAGAGTAATTCACATAGTCAGGATCTTTGAGGCCGGGACACactgtaaatatgaaatatcattCATGATAATTCTACTCATCCAAATTTCgcttgctttaaaaaaaatgtaagtggTGAACTAcaattatcaattaaatataaatcaatcctggattatcataaattaaagacctcaaatacgctgtaggcattgttatttttttttttatatatatatcatcatTAGAATTGAccttatatttattatattcataAAGCGCTGTATACATATAAAGAAAATGGTCATTTCACCCAAAAACGAGAGCATATGACTTTAATATGTcaattaataaatatcaaatgccTACTGACAATAAAATGTATCTAAAATGATGCAATTGTTCTCCGGCTGTGACTCTTCTAATTATTCAGAAGAGATGCTGAATGAGCCATAATCTTTTCCTGACCTCGTGAAAGATTCTGGGAGAATATGGTGTGTATATGGAGGTCAGAAGGGATTTACGGGGGACATTTTATCTGCATTTGATTCATCCACATGCCATTCAAGATATATCAGATACCATTATCTATCGATTCTACATAGGAGAGGGAATATATTTGATACCCTAATACATTTCCTCTTTATAGACACCTAATCAGAAAGCACCGGTGATTCTCTGTAGctatgaaaaaaagaatattccaagcgttgtattttttgttttgatgatttttaaaatctacattCAATAATCTCTGAAGATATAGtcgtataatttttttcagagaGAGAATACCACAATATCGATATACACGCCGATCTGTTTTCCTCCAAATTCCAATAACATTTATTCATAACTTTCTTATCTGTCCCATTCCAGCATTTAATCTGATCTCCGTGTATCATTATTCACAACACTGGGCCAATTTCGTATCCAATAATACCGGCATTGCGGAATACATCAAAATACAGGCATTAAAAGTTTCCTGTTTCCAATTTGTGTCAAACTGAGACTTTTGATGCGAGGGCAGCCATTAAGTGAGATATGAGACCAGTTGACATAGTACATATTATCATTAGATTTGTCAATTAGAATATGTCCTCCAAAGATAATACAGGGGACATCAACAATAAAACTTCCTAATTTAAATGCctactatatatttttacaagtttttgttgttgtttttattggTTTTAGTTATTACTGTTTCCtgttattgtttttgttgttgttgttgttgttttcgtTGTAGATTGCAAATTGGTGTTTTGAAGCGCATTTTCAATAtccaaattatgaaatattcaatttataacCTAAAAACAACTCCTACATTTTATCACATGGTTTCGAAATATCGggggaaggttttttttttatcttaaattcatttttattaatcagggctgcgttttacaaaagaacttatgacttacgaccaaataaatgaatgctaattaatcaccaactaatcaatgatttattcttATAGCTGGAAAATATAACTatgggaattgaaatatttgtaaacaaatagttttatgtcAGTTTTGTTCTCTAAAGATCATTTTACGAGACTGTAAATATTTaggactttgtcgtaagttcttttgtaaaatgcagcccagGTCCCTATTGACCGATTTGAAGGTTCGGTTTTAATAGAAATCACAGGATCAAAGTCTGTAAAGAGGTGTAGACGAATTAACACCATCACCCACGAGATCGTTGGAAGTCTGGATATAATTTTATAGGTCGGATAAGTTagaagattattcttatttactACCCGTGCCTTGTTTCTTAAAAGTTTAATCAAATACGCTGCTGTTGGCACCATCCAATAACGGTTAAAAATGGCCCAGAGTGACGTTAAAATCAGCGTATGAAATCAATTTGACGTTAATTTTCTCCGTCACAATGGTAGATTTGTACTACACAAGACCTTTTCCATTGTTCTAGGcgatatttatttatcaaattgaccttaaatgatttttattgtcGGTTATTCTCCTTCAATTCTAAATTATGGGCTAATTCAGGAAAATGAGACCACATATGGTTTATGCATTTTCATTGCTAGCGCATTTCAGAACgcattttaatttatcaattcaatCTATGCGTCTCTTCTCATTTAATATCGCTGGGAAGCTCAGATGAATAAACatccaaaattatgaattattttctatgcaattttcttcacatttattttttttccattttttttttaggctaATAAACAACCAAGTGAACCTTGCCCCTAAATTCACATTAACTATAAGTACACACCTCGTAAGTGTTCACTAATGTATTAAATCTATCTACGAGTTGTTTCTGTCATTACATCTCAATAAGCACGTGCATTAATTCCTTACCTTTTCTCCTCCTCCCCGCGTGTGAAACACAACAAAGATATCCCAGAAATAGAAGCAAGTCACTCTTCATCCTGAAACGAGTAGTCGGTACGCTCTGATttcaatatatacaataaatctGGTTTAATGGGTCGATGTTTAAATACTTTAATAATGTGTGACATATTAAAAGTCAGAAAGCCCGACCATCCCACTTGCTTGGGCCTAGAGCAGAGGGGTTCGCTCTCTACCTGGTGAGCGTGCATGACTCACATTGTTTACATCATTCAGGTATCAGTACGTACTTTGATAAAGATTGCTCGTTTTGCCATTTTTCccgtcaaataatttttttagatcATATATGCTGCACATATGATTTAAAGGCCTCTTTGTATGAAAACCTCCACTCCTCTGACGTTTTCTTGTCACGTCAGAAGTTTCACATTTATCTTCATTTCGTTTTTAACACCTGAGATTTACCTGTGTATTTGAAAAACACCTGACAGATTATCCTGTCGGCGAGATTTGTGGGGGTATTACGCTGACCTCCCCCACGAAGAAATAAACTCGGGCCAAGAGATTCAATGTCGCCATAGGTCGCCATTATTGGCTAACGTCTCTTTTGATGGTTCATGTCTTCTGAATGCGTTCGTGAAATCCAGAAGACGATTCCTTAGAATGAttactttaattattttgtcattaacTCAATTATCGGGTAAATACAGATGCTACCAGAGGGGAGGGGGTATAACGGGTGCAAACAAACAGGAAATACGTGAAATCGAGGACTGAACAGCTTAAGATCTTGGACACGAAAAAAAGATCCCAGTACATGGATGCGTCGATCGTAAATTAAACCACAAATATGAATCCCGGAAAAGGAGGAGTCTGGAGATTTAGTGTATCTGTACTTtcacaggatctacatgtacttgcacAAGATTTAATTTGCTTCTCTCTCCTTTTTAAACGacttgatttaatttttctttcagtaTAAAAGTTCTGTAAATCagttaattaaaatgaaaaaaaaaaataaacacaattctCTCTTTTTATCTAGAGTTTGTATTTATCAAGGAGTCCCGAGAATCTTGCGTCATTATATAAAGCAGACAAAAGTAGCCAACAAAGAATTCATTCTTCGATAATTTTGTAGGAAGAATTTTTACATGATTGAAGGTATTGGATTTTACGTTATATCATTGTCCATAATCTTGGTGGCGTAAACTGGCTTTAAGAGTGCAACCGCGACATAATATCGATACAGAAATTTACGAAGACGTTACGATTGCTTAACTTGAAAGAATACGGGGCAGTACTCCAAAAAAGTTCTCATAAAGTCTCCAAATTAAAACGCTGATATTGAACAACTTTCAAGAAATGGGATCAATATCAAGTGGAATACTGTTACGGGTATCAAACAACACACACCCTAATTAAACGATTACTTGAAAGCCCCTGTTTACTCCATTGAAGAACCTGTCCCACTTTTTGTGTTTTCTCCTTGACTTCAGCTTAATTTCGTAAAATCGCCAAatcagttttaaatatttatgtcatgcaaataaaaagatgaagaaaagaaatgaaattaaattaaattcaatacttattttaaacatttattttccaAAGTTCATACGCCCTATTTGCAATAGTATACTACTGTATTTTGCTattcacaataaataaaactagGTTTCCCTAAGAAAAATTAAATGGCCGAATAAATGATCGACTATAAAGCAGTTTCAATATcctaatttttgtcaaattagCGCTGTGTGTGAACGTATTGATGGAATCAGTTGGTCTATAATGGACTAATTCGCTGGAAATAAACGCTTTAGTTCCAAAGAGACCTTCTGTTGGGTTCACTTATAGATTGACATTTTCCGTTAAgttcaaaaatgaaaagaaaaaaggtAATTTGACATTATCAAGTCATGAACGATCTGTGATTAAATAGATCGACCAaactaaaaaattgaaaaaaacaaccTTCAAGGATTTGTTAATCATATGAAACGATGCACTTTTTGAACCACTTATCTTTCGTAAACACGGTGCGAgatttcaattataaaaatgtatcttccaaaattatgttaaataaaatatagaaaaaatagtaaatatttatttttttttatatactttagTAGccaaatttaaattgatatgatatttatcatttatttattatattgtcATTATTAAGAAGACTTTAATTTGAGGGAAGTTTAATTTACAAACTTTCTAACTCTGATTTCACAATATATTAAGCTAGATGTCCTCGAGTGTAAGTATCTTGAGTATTAATCAAATTCTTCACGAATTGCAACccataaaatgatattaaaaaatagattGTTACCTTGCCTGAGTAAAGAGACCTTGTGCCTTAGTCCGCAGCGCGACAGAGAGAATTCTGTGGGGATATGATTGGTTTCCGAGCGGTTTCCGCCGGCCATCTGCCCACTCCGACTGACGAGGATTTTCACGTTGATGACGATTTATCGACTCCGCTAATTCACGCCGTATACTAGCTGTACATACGCCATAAAAACTCGCTGATTGCCGCTTATTTTTGCGTATTTACCAATTACATTTACCGGAAATCGGGGGAGAATACCAGTTTATGTTTCATATGTagtatatgatttatatatatttaatatgataaatacTAATGAAGCATGATTTTGCAGAATTCCTCGATTTGAAATGTTGGTAACCAAAAAGGTTCTAATAAGACACACTCTTTCTCTCAGTTTCTCTGAAACGCAATGTTGTACCAAAAAATTTGTACagtaatttaatttataatttaccagttcttaataaaaattaatatagtgTTGACTGTtttagacatatatatatagatcaAACCTTTTTAATTGATGCCTTGAACgttgtttttttcataattgCATCACGGTCGTATATTAGGATGAAACTGCAAAACAAAATGTCGCCTCTGGACAGCAACCGTGTAATAACAACAGAGGAAACCGCTGTTTATAACCAAACAATATAATCTAGATTTAATGATTATGATTGTTTGCGATCATTGTCCACTTAACTACAGAAAACGACAAGTTTCTTCAAAAGTTCAGTCTCGTAAGGTGCCGTTCAGCAATTTTCGACTATAATTAAACCGGTCATTTACAGGAAAAATAGAATTCTCATAAATCAAAGACAACTACATAATTGCCCCCCTAATCAACGTATGAATGCATCGCAGGTTATGAATGAAGGAAGTGGCATGCGCAGTGCTGACTTGATCTACAAAAATGCCGAGTTTTCAACCAATTTGACGCGTGAGTAACATATCTGAGGTCTTTACACCATGGAATTAGGATAAGGAGGCTTAGAAATAAACAGCAGGTCATCACACATACTCCCACACTTCACCCAGATCAAAAAAGCCCTGCTGTTCAGCTATACGGTTGCACCCAGCGCTGCATCATTTCGATGTTTCCTCATTTATCGAGAGTCTCAATCTCTCTTCAGGAATTCCAAGGATCAAGCACAACGATAGAAAGGGCTACTTTTACCCTGATTCacatgaatttaattctaacaATGTACCCCACAGagctaatgaaatatatatttgcagtAGATGTCTGATCCGTTTAATGCCACAAACCACCCAAAATCAACTCATCTCTTACAAAAGAAAgctgaagatttaaaaaatagagaTCATTTCCGTTTCAAGTCTTAATTTTATAACTTTGAATGAACAAAAATGGCCGCGAGTGCAAGGACGAAAATGTCCACTCATAATAGGACAATCTGAAAGGTTTTATGACCTTTATATCTGGAAGCTTGGCGGTTGTGAACagacatttgaaattaatttcagCAGTTTTGTTATTGCGAAATGGCCTTTCAGCAATTAAGAAATATGTGTAGTCGTTGAGATAGTTGGGCTTGGAGACTATTGAGATTTTCGTTTCCTCCACAAACTGATGTTTGAGTTGAGGAACAAGTTGACACAACCTTGATAAAAGACATTTAGAAAAAGTCAAGACCTATTAAAACAATACGACAATGCAATTAATTGCTTGTCAGACACAAATGATAACATTTTCCCTATGTTTACTCTCCATTTCTCCggcagattttaaaatagaaatgaaaCTGGGCGCTAGAATTTTTGAAGACTTCTCTGTCAGTGAGCTTCAAAATGACATATGTCTCCATTACAGCAAACATTCAATtggcaaaataaaaaatcaaagcgATCTATTAGAGATATTCTGATATGctaattgattttaatgataatCTTGGTTTCACACTGTAACTGGTAGTCACAAAGAACATAATTTAGCTTAAGATGCGTTTATACATAATCATTGTAGGGCTTGATTGCGTAACATGCACTGCCAACTACCTATTCTCCGTTAGATCAATAAAGTTCTCCAAAGCACTCCATTTCCAAAGGCTTTTTTCCTTCTTTGGTGTACAGGAAGCCCCATTAGGTGACAAAAGAGCAAACTCTATTTTAGTTCTTAAAAAGACTTTCAAGTATATCTGTTCAATTAATTATTATCTAAACTATCAGTAAGTAATAACCATTTTCTCTACAAGTATATCACTATCCTTTTAATTAAATGCCACATTGTGTCCAATTACTTATCATTAGCCATTATCGAAGTTAAGTTCATTTGCTGCAAAACGTTAAGATAAATGTCT
The nucleotide sequence above comes from Magallana gigas chromosome 2, xbMagGiga1.1, whole genome shotgun sequence. Encoded proteins:
- the LOC105321226 gene encoding epidermal growth factor receptor, yielding MKSDLLLFLGYLCCVSHAGRRRKVCPGLKDPDYVNYSNIQRFKGCTKITGNIIISDATFNGDPYLNLMGLHPHALKVFENVQDITGCLVVQGYHPDFTSLSYFKNLSRIRGKRTLLDNSLTIAFTSLKYLGMTSLKSIQRGNVMIASNKDLCYVDSIEFQQFFRRSRNKRQRAVVQRNMPLLNCVSENAVCSLRCSSKGCWGPGYKNCVEKDTHFSNLIDNMLWTQSLNW